The following coding sequences are from one Arachis hypogaea cultivar Tifrunner chromosome 7, arahy.Tifrunner.gnm2.J5K5, whole genome shotgun sequence window:
- the LOC112702291 gene encoding putative MO25-like protein At5g47540 isoform X1 — translation MSDPSKSFPEKEKIARQDATHVIANLQRQRINSQIIASQYLEKNLDLVDMLINGYEQDGDIALTYGAVARECIRHQCVARHVLGSDHMKKFFDYIQLPNFEIASDALSTFKELLTRHKSTVSEFLSKNYDWFFEEYNTRLLESNSYFTRRLAIKLLADMLLDRSNSATMVRYVSSVSNMVILMNLLRENTIAYWRKFVAEYYSPRAKERRCLSLYNNVGHHALGVFP, via the exons GCTCGCCAAGATGCTACTCATGTGATTGCAAACTTGCAAAGGCAGCGGATCAATTCACAGATAATAGCTTCCCAATACCTGGAAAAAAATTTGGATCTCGTGGATATGCTAATTAATGG ttatgAACAAGATGGTGACATTGCTTTGACTTATGGTGCGGTTGCAAGAGAGTGCATACGCCATCAGTGTGTTGCTAG ACATGTCTTAGGATCAGATCACATGAAGAAGTTCTTTGACTATATTCAACTGCCGAATTTTGAAATCGCCTCAGATGCTCTTTCAACTTTTAAA GAGCTATTAACAAGGCACAAATCCACCGTCTCTGAATTTCTTTCCAAGAATTATGATTGG TTTTTTGAAGAGTACAATACTCGATTGCTAGAATCTAACAGTTATTTCACTAGACGACTTGCCATTAAG TTATTGGCGGATATGTTACTGGATCGCTCCAATTCTGCTACAATGGTTCGGTATGTGAGCTCAGTAAGTAACATGGTCATCCTCATGAACCTCCTAAGG GAAAACACTATTGCCTATTGGAGAAAATTTGTGGCCGAGTATTACTCTCCTCGAGCAAAGGAACGGCGGTGCTTGTCTTTGTATAATAATGTTGGGCATCATGCACTTGGTGTTTTTCCTTAG
- the LOC112702291 gene encoding putative MO25-like protein At5g47540 isoform X2, translating into MLINGYEQDGDIALTYGAVARECIRHQCVARHVLGSDHMKKFFDYIQLPNFEIASDALSTFKELLTRHKSTVSEFLSKNYDWFFEEYNTRLLESNSYFTRRLAIKLLADMLLDRSNSATMVRYVSSVSNMVILMNLLRENTIAYWRKFVAEYYSPRAKERRCLSLYNNVGHHALGVFP; encoded by the exons ATGCTAATTAATGG ttatgAACAAGATGGTGACATTGCTTTGACTTATGGTGCGGTTGCAAGAGAGTGCATACGCCATCAGTGTGTTGCTAG ACATGTCTTAGGATCAGATCACATGAAGAAGTTCTTTGACTATATTCAACTGCCGAATTTTGAAATCGCCTCAGATGCTCTTTCAACTTTTAAA GAGCTATTAACAAGGCACAAATCCACCGTCTCTGAATTTCTTTCCAAGAATTATGATTGG TTTTTTGAAGAGTACAATACTCGATTGCTAGAATCTAACAGTTATTTCACTAGACGACTTGCCATTAAG TTATTGGCGGATATGTTACTGGATCGCTCCAATTCTGCTACAATGGTTCGGTATGTGAGCTCAGTAAGTAACATGGTCATCCTCATGAACCTCCTAAGG GAAAACACTATTGCCTATTGGAGAAAATTTGTGGCCGAGTATTACTCTCCTCGAGCAAAGGAACGGCGGTGCTTGTCTTTGTATAATAATGTTGGGCATCATGCACTTGGTGTTTTTCCTTAG